The sequence GTCACCACCAGCGTGCGGCCCTGCGCGGCCAGCAGCCGCGCGGTGGGCGGCAGTTGGCCGCGGCTGTCCAGCACCACGCGCAGCGGCTGGCGGCCCTGCCACGGCTGGCCGTCGAGCTCGCGCACGGTCAGCAGCGGATCGTCGTGCAGCACGGTGCCGCTGCCGGTGAGCATGGCGCAGGAACGTGCGCGCAACCGCTGCACGTCGGCGCGCGCCGCGGGCCCGGTGATCCATTGCGATTCGCCGCTCGCCAGCGCGACCTTGCCGTCGAGGCTGGCGGCGATCTTGAGCCGCAGCCACGGCCGGCCGCGCTCGATGCGGCTGAGGAAGCCCTTGAGCGATTCGCGCGCCTCGGCCGCCAGCAGGCCGGTCTCGACCGCGATGCCGGCCTCGCGCAAGAGGCCGAAGCCGCGGCCGGACACCAGCGGGTTCGGGTCGCCGATGGCGGCCACCACCCGCGCCACGCCGGCCTCGATCAGACCCAGCGCGCACGGCGGCGTGCGGCCGTGGTGCGAGCACGGCTCGAGCGTGACGTAGGCGGTGGCGCCGGCGACCGATTCGCCGCGCGCGGCGGCGTCGCGCAGCGCCATCACCTCGGCGTGGGCGCCGCCGGCCTGCTGCGAATGGCCCTGGCCGATCACGCGGCCGGCCTGCACCAGCACGCAGCCGACGCTCGGATTGGGGGTGGCGAGATTGCGGCCGCCCTCGGCGATGCGCAGCGCGGCGGCCATGTGGCGGTGGTCGGCGGCGTCGAAGCTCATGCGCGGCGCGCCTCGATCAGCTCGGCCAGCTGCGGCGACAGCCTGCGCCGCCAGCGCGCGCCGAGCGCCTCGCCGTGCTTGTTCCACCAGACGCCGGCGAACACGATGGCGAGGCCGATCAGCGACAGCACGAAGGCGAACAGCAGGCTGTTCTTGAACTGGCCCCAGGCCAGGTAGCCGAGATAGCCGGCCACGCCCAGCGCGCCGAACACCACGAAGACGCGGCGCGACAGCACAGCGCCGGCGAAGATCAGGCCGAGGTTGATCAGGCAGTAGCCGAACTTGCCCCATTCGCTGCCCGAATCCATCGACGACAGCGCGCCCCAGAACGCCAGCATGCCGAACAGGTAGAGCCAGAAGGCGTAGTCGCGCGCGTCGCGCCGGGTGGCGAGGTCGATGCGCAGCGCCAGCAGCAGCATGGCGAGGCCGAAGCCGAGCGAGACGAACTTGCGCAGCTCCCACAGCGAGGCGTAGTAGGTCCACTCGTCGTCGCCGGGCACGCCGTAGGCGATCCAGGCCGCCACGTCCATGCTCAGGTACCACAGCGTCACCGCCACCGGCATCAGCATGAAGGGCAGCCGGTAGCGCCACAGCAGGACGGCGGCCGCGGCCAGCGTCGCCAGTTCGAGGAACAGCCAGCGCCAGTCGATGTAGCGGTGGTAGTCGGCGTAGGCGCCGTCGTGGTCCCAGTGCCCGAGCCCGGCCTCGATGCCGTAGACCGCCAGCGGCACCAGCACGATGGCCAGGGTGAACAGGATGCCGGCCGGGATGGCCAGCTGGCGGCGCAGGAACCGGTCGCCCAGCCACCAGGCCAGGAAGCCGTAGCCGACCGCGAACACGGTGAGCAGCCAGGGCCCGGCGACCTGGTAGCCGACGGTCATGAACAGGCTCATCGCGGCGATCGCGATCATGCCGCCGAAGTAGTACAGCAGGTGGGCGAAGCGGAACTGCGGCACCTCGGCCTGGCCGGCGGCGAGGAACTGCCACAGGGCGCCGGCCTGGCCGGGCTGCAGCACGCCGGCCGCCTCGGCGCGATCCAGGTCGGGCCGGGCGAGCTTCATGGCTTCTTGCTCACTTCGCGGATCACGTCCTTGAAGTCGTCGACGTCCTGGAAGCTGCGGTAGACCGAGGCGAAGCGGATGTAGGCGACCTTGTCGAGCTTGGCCAGCTCGGCCATCACCATCTCGCCGATGCGGCGCGAATCGATCTCGCGCTCGCCGAGGCTCAGCACCTTCTGGTCGATGCGGGCGATCGCCTCGTCGACCAGCTGGGTCGGCACCGGCCGCTTGTGCAGCGCGCGCATGAAGCTGACGCGCACCTTCTCGCGGTCGTAGTCGGCCCGGCTGCCGTTGGCCTTGACCACCTGCGGCGGCCGCACCTCGGCCATCTCGAAGGTGGTGAAGCGCTTGTCGCAGGCGCCGCACTTGCGGCGCCGGCGCACGCTGTCGCCCTCTTCCGACAGCCGCGTATCGGCCACCTGGGTATCGAGCGAACCGCAATACGGGCATTTCATGCAGTGTCCTCCTGGCGCGTGGGCGCGCCTTGGGCGGCATTGTAAGTTGAAGCGTGAAACGCCGCTGCGCGGCGTGGTGAAACGTGATTCGCCGCTGCGCGGCATGAGTGAAACGTGAAACTGGTGCGGCGTTGCCGCACCTTAAAACACGCGCCTTGGCTAAATCCGAGCGGCGCAGCGACGAACCACGTTTCACCTTTCACGTTTCACATTTCACCGTCCTTAGTGGTCCCCCACAATCGGGACACCCGCATGCCGCCGAGTGGGAAGCCGTAATGGCGGCGCGGCCACCGCGGGCGGACCATCGCGTCACCCAACGAGGAGACGCCACCATGAAAAAACCGTTCTACCGCATCCTGTACGTGCAGGTGCTGTTCGCCATCGCCGCCGGCATCCTGATCGGCCACTTCGAACCGAAGCTCGGCGTCGATCTCAAGCCGCTGGGCGACGGCTTCATCAAGCTGATCAAGATGATCATCGCGCCGGTGATCTTCTGCACCGTGGTGGCCGGCATCGCCGGCATGCAGGACATGAAGCGCGTCGGCCGCGTCGGCGGCAAGGCGCTGCTCTACTTCGAGATCGTCTCCACCGTCGCGCTGGCCATCGGCCTGCTGGTCGCCAACCTGCTCAAGCCCGGCGCCGGCTTCAACGCCGACGTCACGAAGCTCGACGCCCACGCCATCGCCCAGTTCACCGAGAAGGCGCACGCGATGTCGACCACCGACTTCGTGCTCAACATCATCCCGACCACCTTCGTCGATGCCTTCGCCAAGGGCGACATCCTGCAGGTGCTGCTGATCGCCATCCTGTTCGGCTTCTCGCTGTCGGCCATGGGCGAGCGCGGCCGGCCGGTGCTGAGCCTGATCGAGCAGCTGTCGCACGCGGTGTTCGGGGTGGTCAACATCATCATGAAGGCCGCCCCGGTCGGCGCCTTCGGCGCAATGGCCTTCACCATCGGCAAGTACGGCGTCGATTCGCTGATCCCGATGGCCAAGCTGATGGGCAGCTTCTACCTGACCTGCGCGCTGTTCGTGCTGGTCGTG is a genomic window of Chitinimonas koreensis containing:
- the ribD gene encoding bifunctional diaminohydroxyphosphoribosylaminopyrimidine deaminase/5-amino-6-(5-phosphoribosylamino)uracil reductase RibD, which codes for MSFDAADHRHMAAALRIAEGGRNLATPNPSVGCVLVQAGRVIGQGHSQQAGGAHAEVMALRDAAARGESVAGATAYVTLEPCSHHGRTPPCALGLIEAGVARVVAAIGDPNPLVSGRGFGLLREAGIAVETGLLAAEARESLKGFLSRIERGRPWLRLKIAASLDGKVALASGESQWITGPAARADVQRLRARSCAMLTGSGTVLHDDPLLTVRELDGQPWQGRQPLRVVLDSRGQLPPTARLLAAQGRTLVVTAAAPAAHVAALEAAGAEVIALPDAAGRVDLAATLAELGRRGINEATVESGARLNGAWLDSGLVDELVLYQAPVLLGGAAQDLADFTLARLADKLAPRVADLRRVGADLRYTLRFREA
- the nrdR gene encoding transcriptional regulator NrdR codes for the protein MKCPYCGSLDTQVADTRLSEEGDSVRRRRKCGACDKRFTTFEMAEVRPPQVVKANGSRADYDREKVRVSFMRALHKRPVPTQLVDEAIARIDQKVLSLGEREIDSRRIGEMVMAELAKLDKVAYIRFASVYRSFQDVDDFKDVIREVSKKP
- a CDS encoding dicarboxylate/amino acid:cation symporter, yielding MKKPFYRILYVQVLFAIAAGILIGHFEPKLGVDLKPLGDGFIKLIKMIIAPVIFCTVVAGIAGMQDMKRVGRVGGKALLYFEIVSTVALAIGLLVANLLKPGAGFNADVTKLDAHAIAQFTEKAHAMSTTDFVLNIIPTTFVDAFAKGDILQVLLIAILFGFSLSAMGERGRPVLSLIEQLSHAVFGVVNIIMKAAPVGAFGAMAFTIGKYGVDSLIPMAKLMGSFYLTCALFVLVVLGAIARWAGFSITRFIAYIKEELLIVLGTSSSESALPRLMQKLERLGCAKPVVGLVVPTGYSFNLDGTNIYMTMAALFIAQATNTDLTLGQELTILLVAMLTSKGASGITGAGFITLASTLAVVPSVPVAGMALILGIDRFMSECRALTNIIGNGVATVVVAKWENALDEEKMRSVLAGQAQPEVEAEVQLEGKAPAALAA